Proteins encoded within one genomic window of Columba livia isolate bColLiv1 breed racing homer chromosome 1, bColLiv1.pat.W.v2, whole genome shotgun sequence:
- the ACOT9 gene encoding acyl-coenzyme A thioesterase 9, mitochondrial isoform X3 produces the protein MVCCVRSRLRDIVGASTNWRDHVQAMQERKALHTLLAKRQEDLPPRRMKDSYLEVILPLGSQPEIREKYLNVHNSVRFGRILEDLDSLGVLICYTHTKQEMQPRSPLSIVTALVDKINLCKKIIYPDCDIKFTGNVSWVGKTSMEVKMHMLQLHDGDYSPVLDATFVMVARDPENKRPAFVNPLVPETPEEEEIIKQGELNKLKRIDFSTASLLKMAPTAEERNIIHDIFLNTLDTRTVSFRSRKLPPNSVWMEDAKLKGLQICHPQERNIFNRIFGGFLMRKAFELGWANACSYGGSRPFIVSVDDIMFQRPVEVGSLLLLSGQVCYTEKNYIQVRVHSEVYDADTREHQTTNIFHFTFISENEVPRVVPKTYGESMLYLDGKRHFAATMKEI, from the exons GGATCATGTGCAagcaatgcaagaaagaaaagctcttcACACTTTGTTGGCAAAACGGCAGGAAGATCTCCCTCCTAGGAGAATGAAGGACAGCTACTTGGAAGTTATTCTGCCTCTAGGAAGTCAAcctgaaataagagaaaagtACCTGAATGTACACAACAGTGTAAG GTTTGGAAGGATACTTGAAGATCTTGACAGTTTAGGAG TTCTTATTTGCTACACGCACACCAAGCAGGAAATGCAGCCAAGGTCTCCCTTGTCCATAGTTACAGCTCTAGTGGATAAAATCA ATTTGTGCAAGAAGATTATATATCCAGACTGTGACATCAAATTCACAGGCAATGTTTCCTGGGTTGGGAAGACCTCAATGGAAGTGAAGATGCACATGCTGCAG CTGCATGATGGTGATTACAGCCCCGTGTTAGATGCAACCTTTGTCATGGTGGCCCGGGATCCAGAGAATAAACG GCCAGCATTTGTTAATCCACTTGTTCCTGAGAcccctgaggaggaagaaatcatCAAGCAAGGGGAAT TGAACAAGCTGAAGAGGATTGATTTCAGCACTGCTTCCTTACTGAAAATGGCTCCcactgcagaagaaagaaacattattCATGACATATTCCTTAATACACTGGACACAAG GACAGTAAGTTTCCGCAGTCGTAAATTACCACCCAATTCAGTGTGGATGGAAGATGCAAAGCTAAAAGGCCTACAGATTTGCCATCCTcag GAACGGAACATCTTCAATAGGATCTTTGGGGGTTTTCTCATGAGAAAGGCGTTTGAACTGGGATGGGCAAATGCTTGCAGCTATGG GGGTTCCAGACCATTTATCGTATCTGTTGACGATATCATGTTTCAGAGGCCAGTTGAAGTTGGATCCTTATTACTGCTTTCTGGACAG GTctgttacacagaaaaaaactacaTCCAGGTTCGAGTACACAGTGAGGTTTATGATGCAGATACCAGAGAGCACCAGACAACCAATATCTtccattttacatttatatCGGAAAACGAGGTCCCACGGGTTGTCCCCAAAACGTATGGAG AGTCCATGTTGTATTTAGATGGGAAGCGACACTTTGCTGCAACCATGAAAGAAATCTGA
- the ACOT9 gene encoding acyl-coenzyme A thioesterase 9, mitochondrial isoform X4 has protein sequence MQERKALHTLLAKRQEDLPPRRMKDSYLEVILPLGSQPEIREKYLNVHNSVRFGRILEDLDSLGVLICYTHTKQEMQPRSPLSIVTALVDKINLCKKIIYPDCDIKFTGNVSWVGKTSMEVKMHMLQLHDGDYSPVLDATFVMVARDPENKRPAFVNPLVPETPEEEEIIKQGELNKLKRIDFSTASLLKMAPTAEERNIIHDIFLNTLDTRTVSFRSRKLPPNSVWMEDAKLKGLQICHPQERNIFNRIFGGFLMRKAFELGWANACSYGGSRPFIVSVDDIMFQRPVEVGSLLLLSGQVCYTEKNYIQVRVHSEVYDADTREHQTTNIFHFTFISENEVPRVVPKTYGESMLYLDGKRHFAATMKEI, from the exons atgcaagaaagaaaagctcttcACACTTTGTTGGCAAAACGGCAGGAAGATCTCCCTCCTAGGAGAATGAAGGACAGCTACTTGGAAGTTATTCTGCCTCTAGGAAGTCAAcctgaaataagagaaaagtACCTGAATGTACACAACAGTGTAAG GTTTGGAAGGATACTTGAAGATCTTGACAGTTTAGGAG TTCTTATTTGCTACACGCACACCAAGCAGGAAATGCAGCCAAGGTCTCCCTTGTCCATAGTTACAGCTCTAGTGGATAAAATCA ATTTGTGCAAGAAGATTATATATCCAGACTGTGACATCAAATTCACAGGCAATGTTTCCTGGGTTGGGAAGACCTCAATGGAAGTGAAGATGCACATGCTGCAG CTGCATGATGGTGATTACAGCCCCGTGTTAGATGCAACCTTTGTCATGGTGGCCCGGGATCCAGAGAATAAACG GCCAGCATTTGTTAATCCACTTGTTCCTGAGAcccctgaggaggaagaaatcatCAAGCAAGGGGAAT TGAACAAGCTGAAGAGGATTGATTTCAGCACTGCTTCCTTACTGAAAATGGCTCCcactgcagaagaaagaaacattattCATGACATATTCCTTAATACACTGGACACAAG GACAGTAAGTTTCCGCAGTCGTAAATTACCACCCAATTCAGTGTGGATGGAAGATGCAAAGCTAAAAGGCCTACAGATTTGCCATCCTcag GAACGGAACATCTTCAATAGGATCTTTGGGGGTTTTCTCATGAGAAAGGCGTTTGAACTGGGATGGGCAAATGCTTGCAGCTATGG GGGTTCCAGACCATTTATCGTATCTGTTGACGATATCATGTTTCAGAGGCCAGTTGAAGTTGGATCCTTATTACTGCTTTCTGGACAG GTctgttacacagaaaaaaactacaTCCAGGTTCGAGTACACAGTGAGGTTTATGATGCAGATACCAGAGAGCACCAGACAACCAATATCTtccattttacatttatatCGGAAAACGAGGTCCCACGGGTTGTCCCCAAAACGTATGGAG AGTCCATGTTGTATTTAGATGGGAAGCGACACTTTGCTGCAACCATGAAAGAAATCTGA
- the PRDX4 gene encoding peroxiredoxin-4 isoform X1 — MEAAWRGLRAGGVAKARGSALLLLAAVAALGGEAAAAEAEEPRSARQRGDEQCHYYAGGQVYPGEAARLPVSDHSLHLSQAKISKPAPYWEGTAVINGEFKELKLTDYEGKYLVFFFYPLDFTFVCPTEIIAFSDRIEEFRAINTEVVACSVDSKFTHLAWINTPRKQGGLGPMRIPLLSDLTHQISKDYGVYLEDQGHTLRGLFIIDDKRILRQITMNDLPVGRSVDETLRLVQAFQYTDKHGEVCPAGWKPGSETIIPDPAGKLKYFDKLN, encoded by the exons ATGGAGGCAGCGTggcgggggctgcgggcgggcGGCGTGGCGAAGGCCCGTGGCtccgcgctgctgctgctggcggcggtggcggcgctGGGAggcgaggcggcggcggcagaGGCGGAGGAGCCGCGTTCGGCGCGGCAGCGAGGGGACGAGCAGTGCCATTACTACGCGGGAGGGCAGGTCTACCCGGGAGAGGCGGCTCGCCTGCCCGTCTCCGACCACTCGCTGCACCTCAGCCAGGCCAAGA TCTCCAAGCCAGCACCTTACTGGGAAGGAACAGCGGTCATTAACGGAGAGTTTAAAGAGCTGAAATTGACAGATTATGAAGGAAAATATCTTGTCTTCTTCTTCTATCCTCTTGACTT TACATTTGTATGCCCAACCGAGATAATTGCCTTCAGTGACAGAATCGAAGAATTCAGAGCAATAAATACCGAAGTAGTAGCATGTTCTGTGGACTCAAAGTTCACTCACTTAGCATG GATTAATACTCCTCGAAAACAAGGGGGACTTGGACCTATGAGGATTCCGCTTCTTTCAGATTTGACGCATCAAATTTCAAAGGATTATGGTGTATATTTGGAAGATCAAGGACATACACTTAG aGGCCTTTTCATTATTGATGATAAGAGAATCCTTCGACAGATCACGATGAATGACCTTCCTGTTGGGAGATCCGTGGATGAAACGCTTCGTTTAGTACAAGCATTCCAGTACACAGACAAACATGGAGAAG tttgcCCAGCTGGTTGGAAACCTGGCAGTGAAACA ATAATTCCAGACCCAGCTGGAAAACTGAAGTATTTTGATAAACTAAACTGA
- the PRDX4 gene encoding peroxiredoxin-4 isoform X2, which yields MEAAWRGLRAGGVAKARGSALLLLAAVAALGGEAAAAEAEEPRSARQRGDEQCHYYAGGQVYPGEAARLPVSDHSLHLSQAKISKPAPYWEGTAVINGEFKELKLTDYEGKYLVFFFYPLDFTFVCPTEIIAFSDRIEEFRAINTEVVACSVDSKFTHLAWINTPRKQGGLGPMRIPLLSDLTHQISKDYGVYLEDQGHTLRGLFIIDDKRILRQITMNDLPVGRSVDETLRLVQAFQYTDKHGEVCPAGWKPGSETIRPEEAMRVWWPREEL from the exons ATGGAGGCAGCGTggcgggggctgcgggcgggcGGCGTGGCGAAGGCCCGTGGCtccgcgctgctgctgctggcggcggtggcggcgctGGGAggcgaggcggcggcggcagaGGCGGAGGAGCCGCGTTCGGCGCGGCAGCGAGGGGACGAGCAGTGCCATTACTACGCGGGAGGGCAGGTCTACCCGGGAGAGGCGGCTCGCCTGCCCGTCTCCGACCACTCGCTGCACCTCAGCCAGGCCAAGA TCTCCAAGCCAGCACCTTACTGGGAAGGAACAGCGGTCATTAACGGAGAGTTTAAAGAGCTGAAATTGACAGATTATGAAGGAAAATATCTTGTCTTCTTCTTCTATCCTCTTGACTT TACATTTGTATGCCCAACCGAGATAATTGCCTTCAGTGACAGAATCGAAGAATTCAGAGCAATAAATACCGAAGTAGTAGCATGTTCTGTGGACTCAAAGTTCACTCACTTAGCATG GATTAATACTCCTCGAAAACAAGGGGGACTTGGACCTATGAGGATTCCGCTTCTTTCAGATTTGACGCATCAAATTTCAAAGGATTATGGTGTATATTTGGAAGATCAAGGACATACACTTAG aGGCCTTTTCATTATTGATGATAAGAGAATCCTTCGACAGATCACGATGAATGACCTTCCTGTTGGGAGATCCGTGGATGAAACGCTTCGTTTAGTACAAGCATTCCAGTACACAGACAAACATGGAGAAG tttgcCCAGCTGGTTGGAAACCTGGCAGTGAAACA ATCAGACCAGAGGAAGCCATGAGAGTGTGGTGGCCAAGGGAAGAACT ATAA